Proteins from a genomic interval of Epinephelus fuscoguttatus linkage group LG16, E.fuscoguttatus.final_Chr_v1:
- the six2a gene encoding homeobox protein SIX2a has product MSMLPTFGFTQEQVACVCEVLQQGGNIERLGRFLWSLPACEHLHKNESVLKAKAVVAFHRGNFRELYKILESHQFSPHNHPKLQQLWLKAHYIEAEKLRGRPLGAVGKYRVRRKFPLPRSIWDGEETSYCFKEKSRSVLREWYTHNPYPSPREKRELAEATGLTTTQVSNWFKNRRQRDRAAEAKERENNENSNSNSHNPLTSSMNGNKSLLGSSDDDKTPSGTPDHTSPSPALLLGSNAGLQSLHGLAPPPGPSAIPVPSGVDSVHHHHSLHHDTILNPMSSNLVDLGS; this is encoded by the exons ATGTCCATGCTTCCGACGTTTGGGTTTACGCAGGAACAAGTTGCGTGTGTCTGCGAAGTGCTCCAACAAGGGGGGAACATCGAGCGGCTGGGGCGCTTCCTCTGGTCCCTCCCGGCGTGCGAACACCTCCACAAGAATGAGAGCGTCCTCAAAGCGAAAGCCGTGGTCGCTTTCCACCGGGGGAACTTCCGAGAGCTGTATAAGATTCTGGAGAGCCACCAGTTCTCGCCACACAACCACCcgaagctgcagcagctgtggctcaAAGCGCACTACATCGAGGCGGAGAAGCTGAGAGGCCGCCCGCTCGGCGCCGTGGGGAAGTATCGCGTCCGGAGAAAGTTCCCCCTGCCCCGCTCCATCTGGGACGGAGAAGAGACAAGCTACTGCTTCAAGGAGAAGAGCAGGAGCGTCCTGCGGGAGTGGTACACCCACAATCCTTACCCATCCCCGCGGGAGAAAAGAGAACTGGCCGAGGCCACGGGACTCACCACCACGCAGGTCAGCAACTGGTTCAAAAACCGACGGCAGCGAGACCGAGCGGCGGAGGCGAAGGAGAG AGAAAACAACGAGAACTCCAACAGCAATAGTCACAACCCATTGACTTCTTCCATGAATGGAAATAAATCTCTATTGGGGAGCTCGGACGACGATAAAACACCGTCGGGGACACCGGATCACACGTCTCCGAGCCCGGCCCTGCTCCTCGGCTCTAACGCCGGTTTACAGTCCCTGCACGGCCTCGCGCCCCCGCCGGGACCCAGCGCCATCCCGGTACCCAGCGGCGTAGACTCGGTGCACCATCACCACTCATTGCACCACGACACCATACTGAACCCTATGTCTTCTAATCTAGTGGACCTTGGCTCTTAA